TAAACGCGTCCTGACAGCGGATCCCCGAATCCAGGAAAAACCCGCCCCCACGGTCTATGTCCTTTCGCTGACCGAAAACGGCGTATATCTGTCGGCCCGCGGGTGGGTGGAAAACCAGAAATTTTTCAAGGCCCGTTGTGAACTCTATGAAAGGGTCAAGCTCCTCTTCGATGACGAAGGGATTGCCTTTGCGCATCCGCAGCGGGACGTGCACCTCGATGGGCACGGCGGTGGTTGGACGGAGCAAAACGCCCCGTATCGGGAAAACCCGGGGGAAGAGCGCAGATGATAGAAGCAACGACGGCTTCGAAGGAAACGAAATACACGCTCCACGAACTGGTGGACATCGATCAGCTCGACCGGTTGATGGGGCTTTTCAACCAAGCCACGGGCCTTGCCATCGCGGTCATTGACAATGAAGGAACCATTCTCGTCGCCAAAGGGTGGCAGAGGATCTGCACGGATTTTCACCGGCAGAACCCACAGACCAACGATCGATGCGTGGAGAGCGATTTATATATCAACCGGTGCATCGGTCAGGGGAAATACGTGGAGTACCGGTGCAAGAACGGACTGGTCGACATGGCTGCCCCCATCATCATCGCCGGCAGCCATCTGGCGACCATTTATTACGGCCAATTCTTCATCGAAGGAGAAGAGCCGCCACGGACATTCTTCGAGACGCAGGCGAAAACGTTCGGCTTCGATCTGGATCGATACCTGGAAGCGCTGGATCTCGTTCCTGTCATAAGCCGCGAAAAAGCGCATTGGATTATGGACTATTACGTAGCCCTGGTCCACTTCATCGCCGAGACAGGGCTTGCCCGTTACAGGCAGATCGAGGCCGAAAAAGCGCTGCGCGAGAGCGAAGCGCGGTTCCGAATTTTCGCCGATTTTACCTGGGACTGGGAAAGCTGGATGGGGTCCGACGGGAGCTATGTGTACGTAACGCCCTCCGTCGAGCGGATCACCGGCTACAGAGCAGAAGAGTTCATTCGTGAACGGAAACTCTTGATCAACATCGTGCATCCGGAAGACCGATCCGCATTTGCCGAGCACCTCCAGAAAGAAATCCTGGAGCGTAAGGAAGGAAACATCGAATTCAGGATCATTACCCGCGACGGGGAGGAAAGATGGATCAGCCATTACTGCCAGCCCGTCTATGACCAGGGCGGCGCCTGGCTGGGTGTCCGTGCCAGTAATCGTGATGTCAGCAAACATAAACATGTCGAAAGGGAGCTGCGAAAGAGCGAAACACGTTACAGGGCTATCGTCGAAGACCAAACCGAGCTGATCTGCCGTTTCACCCTCGACGGCGTCCTGACCTACGTCAATGGCGCCTATTGCCGGTACTTCGGAATAGAGCAGGAAGAGCTGGTAGGGAACAGCTTCCAGCCTATGATCCCCGAGGAAGAGCGCGATCATGTCATCGCGACATTCAGGTCTCTCAGC
Above is a window of Desulfatiglans anilini DSM 4660 DNA encoding:
- a CDS encoding PocR ligand-binding domain-containing protein, with translation MIEATTASKETKYTLHELVDIDQLDRLMGLFNQATGLAIAVIDNEGTILVAKGWQRICTDFHRQNPQTNDRCVESDLYINRCIGQGKYVEYRCKNGLVDMAAPIIIAGSHLATIYYGQFFIEGEEPPRTFFETQAKTFGFDLDRYLEALDLVPVISREKAHWIMDYYVALVHFIAETGLARYRQIEAEKALRESEARFRIFADFTWDWESWMGSDGSYVYVTPSVERITGYRAEEFIRERKLLINIVHPEDRSAFAEHLQKEILERKEGNIEFRIITRDGEERWISHYCQPVYDQGGAWLGVRASNRDVSKHKHVERELRKSETRYRAIVEDQTELICRFTLDGVLTYVNGAYCRYFGIEQEELVGNSFQPMIPEEERDHVIATFRSLSPQKPLITVEHRVITPGGDIRWQSWTNRLILDQNGNPYELQAVGRDITDRKLAEAALKEHSEKTRLFAYSVSHDLKSPAIAIHGLTKLLRDKYGKVLDEKGVEYCDKVLQASEHLVSLVQKINMYISAKEVPLHLENCRLKEVVRFVRDNFEIQFNLRNIRFVEPPDLPAIHADRTALLRIISNIVDNALKYGGSKLSTITLSNCEDEEFHIIAVEDDGVGMSGSDSNDLFEIFTRRKTSTGIEGTGLGLAIIKELAEKHGGTAWMEVNPKGGVTVSFSIAKNLS